In one uncultured Methanoregula sp. genomic region, the following are encoded:
- a CDS encoding ABC transporter substrate-binding protein, giving the protein MKYPVLVLAVLLIAAALMAGCAQQQASTQQSSATSPQGVIKVGVIASLTGPASNVGTNMWQSAQVAADKINANGGVTLKDGSKAQIKLVVGDDESTQAGGQKAATKLITDDKVDLLVGGYSSAVTSAYEQTIAEYKIPYIVTGASSPIITHRKDIDTSYIFHHCPTTDTYGQYTTQFIDQVVRPAVNKKLGASSDRPFRLALLYQDTAFGKGIQTAVNDTITKNKLNIVLVSQQSFKMGESDFRTQLTAIKAANPDALYLGAFPNEGAPAITQARRDIGLNTIFLSAENNDNAQFYKDVGQYGEGAIIESRFSPYVAPAGAVDADQDAFKKAYFAKFGTYPDMMGASTYDGIFIAAKAVGDAGTTDKTAVRQALTAMKLPQIIEAMKDQTISFSPDFRESTFDLWMEQLALNATSGETRPAIVWPDNLKTTTFVLPSWYVAGSNS; this is encoded by the coding sequence ATGAAATATCCTGTTCTCGTTCTCGCGGTCCTGCTCATTGCAGCCGCACTCATGGCCGGCTGCGCCCAGCAGCAGGCTTCAACGCAGCAGTCTTCGGCTACATCACCGCAGGGCGTCATCAAGGTCGGGGTAATCGCCTCCCTGACCGGCCCTGCAAGCAATGTCGGCACCAACATGTGGCAGTCCGCCCAGGTTGCCGCCGACAAGATCAATGCCAACGGCGGCGTTACCCTGAAAGATGGATCGAAGGCACAGATCAAGCTCGTTGTCGGTGACGATGAGTCGACCCAGGCCGGGGGCCAGAAGGCAGCAACCAAGCTGATCACTGATGACAAGGTCGACCTTCTTGTCGGGGGTTACTCAAGTGCAGTTACCTCAGCATACGAGCAGACCATTGCCGAATACAAGATCCCGTACATCGTGACCGGTGCATCGAGTCCGATCATCACCCACCGGAAGGATATCGATACCAGTTACATCTTCCACCACTGCCCGACAACCGACACCTATGGCCAGTACACCACGCAGTTCATCGACCAGGTTGTCCGTCCTGCAGTCAACAAGAAGCTTGGCGCTTCCTCCGACCGGCCGTTCCGGCTCGCCCTCCTCTACCAGGACACGGCATTCGGCAAAGGGATCCAGACCGCAGTGAACGACACGATCACGAAGAACAAGCTCAACATCGTACTCGTCTCCCAGCAGAGCTTCAAGATGGGGGAGAGCGATTTCCGGACCCAGCTGACCGCAATCAAGGCAGCAAACCCTGACGCCCTGTACCTCGGTGCATTCCCAAATGAAGGGGCTCCCGCGATCACGCAGGCAAGGAGAGATATCGGCCTGAACACGATCTTCCTCTCTGCCGAGAACAATGATAATGCCCAGTTCTACAAGGATGTAGGCCAGTACGGCGAAGGGGCGATCATCGAGAGCCGCTTCTCACCCTATGTTGCTCCGGCTGGCGCTGTTGACGCTGACCAGGACGCATTCAAAAAGGCATATTTCGCCAAATTCGGGACCTACCCGGACATGATGGGCGCTTCCACGTATGACGGTATCTTCATAGCGGCAAAAGCTGTCGGGGATGCTGGAACAACAGACAAGACCGCGGTCCGGCAGGCACTCACCGCCATGAAGCTGCCCCAGATCATCGAGGCAATGAAAGATCAGACCATCTCGTTCTCGCCCGACTTCCGGGAATCGACATTCGATCTCTGGATGGAACAGCTGGCACTGAACGCAACGTCCGGCGAGACCCGGCCCGCGATCGTCTGGCCCGACAACCTGAAGACAACGACATTTGTCCTGCCGTCATGGTACGTTGCCGGCAGCAATTCGTAA
- a CDS encoding branched-chain amino acid ABC transporter permease, producing the protein MDELSVFLQIVFWGLYAGCIYILLATGLNLIFGVMKIVNFAHGEFLMIGAYITATVFLLTGLNPYLIILVSMLALIGIGAVVERFCFRPILGTGKLNEIFLSIGLIYIFQNGAAMIWGDAWQSVKSPYDGITVPIGPLSVPLDYILIMAFTAAILIGLYLFLKKTTIGMQMRATSQNRKGAMLVGINVERIDIISFGLGCALAAAAGTLWVVSGQVFNPYMGSIPAVKAFAIIILGGLGSIPGAIIGGLLMGLAENGAAFLLGGIWKDAISFVILIVVLVVRPTGLFGDKEE; encoded by the coding sequence ATGGACGAACTCTCGGTATTCCTCCAGATCGTTTTCTGGGGACTCTATGCCGGCTGTATCTATATCCTGCTTGCTACGGGCCTCAACCTCATCTTCGGGGTCATGAAGATCGTCAACTTTGCCCATGGCGAATTCCTGATGATCGGCGCCTATATCACCGCAACGGTCTTTCTCCTCACCGGCCTCAACCCGTATCTGATCATTCTCGTCTCCATGCTGGCGCTTATTGGCATAGGAGCCGTGGTAGAACGGTTCTGCTTCCGCCCGATCCTGGGCACCGGCAAGCTCAACGAGATCTTCCTCTCTATCGGCCTCATCTACATCTTCCAGAACGGGGCCGCCATGATCTGGGGCGATGCCTGGCAGAGTGTTAAGAGCCCGTATGACGGGATCACGGTCCCTATCGGGCCGTTATCTGTCCCTCTCGATTACATCCTCATCATGGCCTTCACGGCTGCAATTCTCATCGGACTGTACCTGTTCCTCAAAAAGACCACCATCGGTATGCAGATGCGGGCAACGAGCCAGAACCGGAAGGGGGCAATGCTGGTCGGGATCAATGTCGAGCGGATCGATATCATCAGTTTCGGCCTCGGGTGCGCCCTTGCAGCAGCAGCAGGCACGCTCTGGGTAGTGAGCGGGCAGGTCTTCAACCCCTACATGGGCTCGATCCCCGCGGTCAAGGCGTTTGCGATCATAATCCTCGGGGGCCTTGGCAGCATTCCCGGCGCCATCATCGGCGGCCTCCTGATGGGCCTTGCCGAGAATGGCGCAGCATTCCTCCTTGGCGGGATCTGGAAAGACGCGATCTCGTTCGTGATCCTCATCGTGGTGCTCGTTGTCCGGCCAACCGGACTGTTCGGGGACAAGGAGGAGTGA
- a CDS encoding branched-chain amino acid ABC transporter permease has translation MQFNRQETIKYGIIATLALAVILPFLVESMFIINLLALMLIAIIFASAWNLLAYSGQGSLGHAAFLGIGAYASTLIAVSLGITPFVTIFVGAGVAAFIGVLIGLTCVRLKEWFLAMVTFGFAIIVQTLTVSILAPMTGGWDGISSPRLLSPAVPGYQIIEYYIILAITIAAIVAIWYIMKSRIGLAFLAIRENELEARAAGIDPVRYRLLAFAISAYLAGVAGALEIHHIGYLTPEIYGVDNSFWPITYVILGGLGTLAGPVIGTIVLTIIWEGLKMTGLTFGRYVIVGVILILTIIFLPKGLISLPDGVQEWLKKRKKKGPSPEPPAAVTPETR, from the coding sequence ATGCAATTCAACCGGCAGGAGACCATAAAATACGGGATCATCGCGACCCTCGCACTCGCGGTCATCCTCCCTTTCCTGGTCGAAAGCATGTTCATCATCAACCTCCTCGCCCTGATGCTCATCGCTATCATCTTCGCCTCGGCCTGGAACCTGCTCGCGTACTCCGGTCAGGGATCGCTTGGCCACGCCGCATTCTTGGGGATCGGGGCCTATGCCTCCACGCTCATTGCCGTCAGTCTTGGGATCACTCCGTTTGTCACGATCTTTGTCGGTGCCGGGGTTGCGGCATTCATCGGGGTACTGATTGGTCTTACCTGCGTCCGGCTCAAGGAATGGTTCCTTGCCATGGTCACGTTCGGGTTCGCCATCATTGTCCAGACACTGACCGTCAGCATCCTTGCCCCCATGACCGGCGGCTGGGACGGGATCTCGTCGCCCCGGCTCTTAAGCCCGGCAGTTCCCGGTTACCAGATCATTGAGTACTACATCATCCTCGCGATAACGATAGCTGCCATTGTCGCGATCTGGTATATCATGAAATCAAGGATCGGTCTTGCATTCCTTGCCATCCGTGAGAACGAGCTCGAGGCCCGGGCTGCCGGCATTGACCCGGTCCGGTACCGGCTCCTCGCGTTCGCGATCAGCGCCTACCTTGCCGGGGTTGCAGGAGCACTCGAAATCCACCACATCGGGTACCTCACACCGGAGATCTACGGTGTCGACAACTCCTTCTGGCCGATCACATACGTGATCCTCGGGGGACTCGGCACGCTTGCCGGCCCGGTTATCGGGACAATCGTCCTCACCATCATCTGGGAAGGGCTCAAGATGACGGGGCTCACGTTCGGGCGCTATGTCATTGTCGGGGTAATACTCATCCTCACGATCATCTTCCTGCCAAAGGGGCTCATCAGCCTGCCGGATGGGGTGCAGGAGTGGCTGAAGAAGCGGAAGAAGAAAGGGCCTTCCCCGGAGCCGCCGGCAGCGGTGACGCCGGAGACAAGGTAA
- a CDS encoding MFS transporter, producing MEDTADKPGYEWIVLSVTTIGVLMAVMQSSALLIVLPDIMGSLHMDLFTVMWVLLIYMLITTAMIPMFGRLADMYGRKNLYVLGFAVFTLGSLLCVFATPSNHGYDLIAFRVVQAIGGALMMANATPMVTDAFKAHRLGLGLGINGIAIGAGLALGPVIGGALAPYGWEWIFLYNVPIGIFGTIWAYTRLREPANRYKSSGFDWMGCGTFLVGMTSFLLAISLYAFPMGLSMGIIYALFIIGIAGILAFLWLELKVKTPMLDLHLFRLPDFAIGCTVNTINSLTRGATLFLLIFFLQGAYGQDPLTAGLTLIPMGLTFIVVAPLSGRAADMWGVRLLTIIGLALTSFTMLGFAFIDHSTPFWWLVVLMLISGIGGSLFMSPNSKSVMNAAPPDKRGVASGTRIMLNNVGSMISMAVAMPMVLMGLSNEDITALFLYGGGVSSSALTIFENGLHEAFLIFFVISLVALAISFIRVRPARAPVDRTKILITTDGSDKTGPAIQCGLGMARVMGADVTAMCVIEENDYEDMMDIAIPEAESILYQQSADAVESVVARGRTMGVQVKPLVVSGNPSGEITRASSSYDLIIMGTVGRTGISHLLLGSVAENVVRSANSPVLVVHSSDRVGADGLIVKRILIPADGSENTRPAIAEGLALAKIFGAEVTVLSIADPGGSSHVTAHEDVRQTSFAICRKATEFVIGEGQNLGITVTPLILMGAPSDEIVRESANYDLVIVGTVGRTGLVHIRLGSVAERTVREARCPVLVVRAKEEKTPG from the coding sequence ATGGAAGATACAGCAGATAAACCGGGATACGAGTGGATCGTACTATCGGTCACAACGATTGGCGTACTCATGGCCGTCATGCAGAGCTCCGCCCTGCTTATTGTTCTTCCCGATATTATGGGTTCGCTCCACATGGACCTGTTCACGGTCATGTGGGTGCTGCTTATCTACATGCTCATAACTACCGCGATGATCCCCATGTTCGGCCGCCTGGCCGATATGTACGGGCGCAAGAACCTGTACGTCCTGGGATTCGCGGTGTTCACGCTCGGTTCGTTGTTGTGTGTCTTTGCCACCCCTTCAAACCATGGTTATGACCTGATCGCCTTCCGCGTCGTCCAGGCAATAGGCGGAGCGCTGATGATGGCCAATGCAACACCGATGGTCACCGATGCGTTCAAGGCTCACCGGCTCGGTCTCGGTCTTGGCATTAACGGCATAGCGATTGGCGCGGGTCTTGCGCTCGGGCCGGTCATCGGTGGGGCACTCGCCCCATACGGCTGGGAGTGGATTTTCCTCTATAACGTCCCCATCGGTATCTTCGGGACCATCTGGGCATACACCCGGCTCCGGGAGCCGGCTAACCGGTATAAAAGTTCCGGCTTTGACTGGATGGGGTGCGGCACATTCCTCGTAGGTATGACCTCATTCCTCCTGGCCATCTCGCTGTATGCTTTCCCCATGGGACTCTCCATGGGTATCATCTACGCACTCTTCATCATTGGCATTGCCGGCATTCTGGCCTTCCTATGGCTCGAGCTGAAGGTAAAGACGCCGATGCTTGACCTCCACCTGTTCAGGCTCCCTGACTTCGCTATAGGCTGCACGGTCAACACCATCAACAGCCTGACCCGAGGGGCGACGCTCTTCCTCCTGATCTTCTTCCTGCAGGGAGCTTACGGACAGGACCCCCTCACCGCCGGCCTTACCCTCATACCAATGGGGCTTACCTTCATCGTGGTTGCTCCGCTCTCCGGCCGGGCCGCGGACATGTGGGGTGTACGCCTCCTTACCATCATCGGGCTGGCCCTGACTTCTTTCACGATGCTGGGTTTTGCCTTCATCGATCATAGCACCCCGTTCTGGTGGCTGGTGGTCCTGATGCTTATCTCCGGTATCGGTGGCAGCCTGTTCATGTCCCCGAACAGCAAGTCGGTCATGAATGCAGCCCCCCCAGATAAGCGCGGTGTGGCGTCAGGCACCAGGATCATGCTCAATAATGTGGGATCCATGATCAGCATGGCCGTTGCCATGCCCATGGTGCTGATGGGGCTCTCCAATGAGGACATAACGGCTTTGTTCCTCTACGGCGGTGGCGTAAGTTCATCGGCCCTGACGATATTCGAGAACGGGCTGCACGAGGCATTCCTGATCTTCTTCGTAATCTCGCTTGTTGCCCTGGCCATCTCGTTCATCCGGGTCCGTCCAGCCAGGGCACCGGTGGATCGTACAAAGATACTCATAACAACTGATGGCAGTGACAAGACCGGCCCGGCCATCCAGTGTGGTCTTGGCATGGCCCGGGTCATGGGTGCCGATGTTACCGCGATGTGCGTAATCGAAGAGAACGATTATGAGGACATGATGGACATCGCCATTCCGGAGGCTGAATCCATCCTGTACCAGCAAAGTGCAGATGCGGTAGAATCTGTCGTAGCCCGGGGCAGGACAATGGGGGTGCAGGTAAAACCCCTGGTTGTCAGCGGAAATCCGTCGGGCGAGATCACCCGGGCCTCTTCCAGTTATGATCTGATCATCATGGGAACGGTCGGGCGCACCGGCATATCGCACCTGTTGCTTGGTAGCGTGGCGGAGAATGTTGTCAGATCCGCCAATTCCCCCGTTCTGGTAGTTCACAGCAGTGATCGGGTCGGGGCAGATGGATTAATCGTGAAAAGGATTCTCATTCCTGCCGATGGCAGTGAAAATACCAGGCCTGCGATTGCAGAAGGGCTTGCATTGGCCAAAATTTTTGGGGCAGAAGTGACGGTACTGAGCATTGCCGACCCGGGGGGGTCTTCTCACGTAACGGCGCATGAAGATGTCAGGCAGACCTCATTTGCGATATGCCGGAAAGCCACGGAGTTTGTTATTGGCGAAGGACAGAATCTTGGCATTACCGTAACCCCATTAATTCTCATGGGTGCACCATCCGATGAGATTGTCAGGGAATCTGCCAATTATGACCTTGTCATCGTGGGGACGGTCGGCCGTACCGGCCTTGTGCACATCCGGCTTGGAAGTGTGGCCGAAAGAACGGTCCGCGAGGCCAGGTGCCCGGTTCTCGTTGTGAGAGCAAAAGAAGAAAAAACGCCTGGATAA
- a CDS encoding sodium:solute symporter family protein — protein sequence MAADWITIVVVGLYFLAMLGIGIWASKKIKNTEDYLVAGRQLGFWVFVLLMIGTVCSGMSLLGVAGLGYKAGWPTIWEQIFVPLSIGVCIIFFGVKLHNVAKTAGYITVQDYLAHRYESPTALRTLSAVAGIIVSLIYLVGQYTAISMVLIWLFGIPLWLALVIATLVTMAYTAIGGLYAVAWASLVQSITLIIGVLVMAPIIIWKAGGFTQVNEFIATVNPNLVMPWNPVGAFAPAYVVSFALLLGLGLACAPHVINNVLSIKDVKYFKWSPLIAFLIYGVVIFLLKFAGFAGLALVKGGEIAARTGVANPTDYVILDAIQNSLPTVALWAIFAVIVLAAVMSTTDRLMLTIGAMFSWDIYKNVLKPDADDKSVLLLSKIVVVISAIGTMILAINPPEMLAILIWMGIGTMLATFAVPLLAGLYWRGATREGALSSMALGLVAALAFGFLNYFKINAMGIDFATIPLHFSAYAFIVSLVAMVVVSLLTKKTETKVLDETQTGWYISRQ from the coding sequence ATGGCTGCCGACTGGATTACAATCGTTGTCGTCGGGCTCTATTTCCTTGCAATGCTCGGGATCGGGATCTGGGCCTCAAAGAAGATCAAGAACACGGAAGATTACCTGGTTGCCGGCCGGCAGCTCGGGTTCTGGGTCTTTGTCCTCCTGATGATCGGGACGGTCTGCTCGGGAATGTCACTCCTTGGCGTGGCGGGCCTGGGATACAAAGCCGGCTGGCCCACCATCTGGGAGCAGATCTTTGTCCCGCTCTCTATCGGCGTCTGCATTATCTTCTTCGGGGTCAAGCTCCACAACGTGGCAAAGACTGCAGGGTATATCACGGTACAGGATTACCTCGCCCACCGGTACGAAAGCCCGACAGCGCTCCGGACGCTCTCCGCGGTGGCCGGGATCATTGTCTCGCTCATTTACCTGGTCGGCCAGTATACCGCAATCTCGATGGTGCTCATCTGGCTCTTTGGCATTCCGCTCTGGCTTGCACTCGTGATCGCAACGCTCGTCACGATGGCCTACACGGCAATCGGTGGCCTGTATGCCGTTGCCTGGGCGTCCCTGGTCCAGTCGATTACGCTTATCATCGGCGTCCTCGTCATGGCCCCCATCATCATCTGGAAGGCCGGCGGGTTCACCCAGGTCAATGAGTTCATTGCAACCGTAAACCCAAACCTCGTGATGCCGTGGAACCCGGTCGGGGCATTTGCTCCGGCATACGTGGTATCATTTGCACTCCTTCTCGGTCTCGGGCTTGCCTGCGCCCCGCACGTAATCAACAACGTGCTCTCGATCAAGGATGTGAAATACTTCAAGTGGTCGCCACTGATTGCATTCCTCATCTATGGAGTCGTTATCTTCCTCTTAAAGTTCGCCGGTTTTGCGGGCCTGGCCCTGGTCAAGGGCGGCGAGATTGCTGCACGGACCGGTGTAGCAAACCCGACCGACTATGTCATCCTCGATGCCATCCAGAATTCGCTGCCAACCGTTGCCCTTTGGGCAATCTTTGCTGTCATCGTTCTTGCTGCAGTCATGTCCACGACCGACCGGCTCATGCTCACCATCGGGGCCATGTTCTCGTGGGATATCTATAAGAATGTCTTAAAGCCGGATGCCGATGACAAGAGTGTCCTCCTTCTCTCCAAGATTGTTGTCGTAATCTCAGCCATCGGTACCATGATCCTCGCCATAAACCCTCCCGAGATGCTTGCAATACTCATCTGGATGGGCATCGGGACCATGCTTGCCACCTTTGCCGTCCCGCTTCTGGCTGGCCTGTACTGGCGTGGCGCAACGCGGGAAGGCGCGCTTTCCAGCATGGCGCTCGGCCTTGTCGCTGCCCTTGCCTTCGGGTTCCTCAATTACTTTAAAATCAACGCCATGGGCATCGATTTTGCAACGATCCCGCTCCACTTCTCCGCGTACGCGTTCATCGTATCGCTCGTCGCCATGGTTGTCGTGAGCCTGCTCACGAAAAAGACCGAAACAAAAGTCCTGGACGAGACCCAGACCGGCTGGTACATTTCCCGCCAGTAA
- a CDS encoding ABC transporter ATP-binding protein: protein MLRLSGVTKQIGGLTAVNRVDMRVDNDQIVGLVGPNGAGKTTLLNIISGILPLTAGTIEFCGKDITGMKADRICHKGIAKTFQIAESFPNLSAQQCVMIGVLFGNHNAPSMREAEKTAIGIMEEVNFPPEKAATLTRNLNVVELKRLQLARALASNPKLLLLDELTTGLNPKESREAVELIRKIRDRGTSILIIEHVMSVIMGVSDRIVVLDHGEKIADGRPYEVVNNQRVIDTYLGDIDAF from the coding sequence GTGCTCAGACTCTCCGGTGTAACCAAGCAGATCGGCGGCCTTACTGCAGTGAACCGGGTAGACATGAGGGTAGATAATGACCAGATTGTCGGCCTGGTGGGGCCGAATGGAGCCGGCAAGACAACGCTCCTGAATATCATCTCCGGTATCCTTCCCCTCACTGCCGGGACCATCGAGTTCTGCGGCAAGGATATCACGGGAATGAAAGCGGACAGGATCTGCCACAAGGGGATAGCGAAAACATTCCAGATCGCAGAATCGTTCCCGAACCTGAGCGCACAGCAGTGCGTCATGATTGGCGTGCTCTTCGGCAACCACAACGCCCCGTCGATGCGCGAGGCAGAAAAAACCGCCATCGGGATCATGGAAGAGGTAAATTTTCCACCAGAAAAGGCCGCAACCCTTACCCGGAACCTCAATGTTGTTGAGCTAAAGCGCCTCCAGCTTGCCCGTGCCCTTGCCTCGAACCCGAAACTCCTCCTCCTTGACGAGCTCACCACCGGCCTCAACCCGAAAGAGAGCCGGGAAGCCGTTGAGCTGATACGGAAGATCCGGGACCGGGGTACCTCCATCCTGATTATCGAGCACGTTATGAGCGTTATCATGGGAGTCTCCGACCGGATCGTTGTTCTCGACCATGGCGAGAAGATCGCGGACGGACGGCCGTATGAAGTAGTGAACAACCAGCGAGTCATCGATACCTATCTCGGGGATATCGACGCATTTTAA
- a CDS encoding ABC transporter ATP-binding protein, translated as MLTVSGLNVFHGNLQVVWDLSFSVKKGELVTMIGPNGAGKTTTVETIIGINRKATGSVMFDGEEILGGHPYDLFGKGLALVPEKREIFPAMPVRENLLLGGTGNPDPDKTLSRIFRLFPILLERKQQKAGTLSGGEQQMLAIGRALMSEPRLLILDEPSTGLSPLLTGQVFRSLEQLGREGMTILLLEQNVRNALAMCDRGYVLENGRIVQEGRSKALLQDSRIQKAYLGF; from the coding sequence ATGCTTACCGTTTCAGGGCTCAATGTCTTTCACGGCAACCTGCAGGTAGTCTGGGACCTTTCGTTCTCGGTAAAGAAAGGCGAGCTGGTCACCATGATCGGCCCGAACGGAGCCGGCAAGACAACAACGGTCGAGACGATTATCGGGATCAACCGGAAGGCAACCGGCTCGGTCATGTTCGATGGCGAGGAGATCCTGGGCGGTCACCCGTACGATCTCTTCGGCAAAGGACTTGCGCTCGTGCCCGAGAAGCGGGAGATCTTCCCGGCAATGCCGGTGAGAGAGAACCTGCTCCTGGGCGGGACCGGAAACCCCGATCCGGACAAAACCCTGTCCCGCATCTTCCGTCTCTTCCCCATCCTGCTGGAGCGAAAGCAGCAGAAGGCCGGCACCCTCTCGGGGGGGGAACAGCAGATGCTTGCTATAGGCCGGGCGCTCATGTCGGAACCCCGGCTCCTTATTCTCGATGAGCCATCAACCGGGCTCTCGCCCCTCCTGACCGGCCAGGTCTTCCGGTCGCTCGAACAGCTCGGGAGAGAGGGAATGACGATCCTCCTTCTCGAGCAGAACGTCAGGAATGCACTGGCCATGTGCGACCGGGGCTATGTACTCGAGAACGGTAGAATCGTGCAGGAAGGCCGGTCAAAGGCACTCCTGCAGGATTCCCGGATCCAGAAAGCCTATCTGGGGTTCTGA